In a genomic window of Cuculus canorus isolate bCucCan1 chromosome Z, bCucCan1.pri, whole genome shotgun sequence:
- the LOC104067508 gene encoding urea transporter 2 → MDLGEIVVAEHPAGRQLYMEQKPTAQDLLGSSGNRIHRIFKYLTGEMEEYGEWMKNKPLMVQLVDWILRGTSQVMFVNNPLSGLIILVGLFIQSPWWMLSGCIGMIVSTLTALALTQDRSAISAGLHGYNGILVGLLMAVYSDKGDYYWWLLPPVAIISMACPILSSALGSIFSKWDLPVFTLPFNIAVTLYLAATGHYNPFFPTALIKPVASVPNITWSAINVPLLLQSIPVGVGQVYGCENPWTGGIILVALLISSPLICLHAAIGSTVGMFAALSIATPFDTIYLGLHNYNCALSCIAIGGMFYALTWQTHLLSLACALFCAYSGAALANALSVLGLPLCTWPFCFSALLFLLINSDNPAIYKIPLCKVTYPEANRIYYLRMKRRASEIRREEQKQKDQKTSGDSKINTGGTPLCTPKNRHAY, encoded by the exons ATGGATCTTGGAGAGATTGTTGTGGCTGAACATCCTGCTGGGAGGCAGCTGTACATGGAGCAGAAGCCAACAGCCCAGGACCTGCTGGGGAGCAGCGGAAATCGGATCCACCGAATTTTCAAGTATCTCacaggagaaatggaagaatACGGAGAGTGGATGAAAA ATAAGCCTTTAATGGTCCAGCTGGTAGACTGGATCTTGCGAGGGACCTCTCAGGTGATGTTTGTGAACAACCCTCTCAGCGGGCTGATCATTTTAGTAGGGCTTTTCATCCAGAGCCCCTGGTGGATGCTCTCAGGCTGTATTGGAATGATCGTGTCAACATTAACTGCACTGGCCCTCACTCAGGACAG ATCAGCCATTTCAGCTGGGCTTCATGGCTATAACGGGATCTTGGTGGGACTGCTCATGGCTGTCTACTCTGACAAAGGGGATTACTACTGGTGGCTTCTTCCTCCTGTGGCAATTATATCAATGGCTTG tcCAATCCTGTCAAGTGCTTTGGGATCCATCTTCAGTAAATGGGACCTTCCTGTTTTCACTCTGCCCTTCAATATTGCTGTGACTTTGTACTTGGCAGCCACAGGACACTACAACCCCTTCTTCCCTACAGCTCTTATCAAGCCTGTAGCATCGGTGCCTAATATCACCTGGTCTGCAATCAATGTGCCACTG CTTTTGCAGTCCATTCCAGTCGGCGTTGGCCAAGTATATGGTTGTGAGAATCCCTGGACTGGAGGCATCATCCTTGTTGCTTTACTTATCTCGTCCCCACTTATCTGTTTACATGCTGCAATTGGATCAACAGTGGGGATGTTTGCAG CACTGAGCATTGCAACACCGTTTGACACTATCTACCTTGGTTTACACAACTACAACTGTGCACTCTCGTGCATTGCAATTGGGGGCATGTTCTACGCCCTGACCTGGCAGACTCATTTGCTGTCACTTGCCTGTG cATTGTTTTGTGCCTACTCCGGAGCAGCCCTTGCCAATGCCTTATCTGTG CTTGGGCTGCCACTCTGCACCTGGCCTTTTTGCTTCTCCGcacttctctttctgctgaTAAATTCAGACAACCCAGCCATCTACAAAATCCCCCTCTGCAAAGTCACCTACCCAGAAGCCAACCGGATCTACTACCTGAGGATGAAGAGAAGAGCCTCAGAGATcaggagagaagagcagaaacagaaggatcAGAAGACCTCCGGTGACTCAAAAATAAACACGGGAGGCACTCCCCTATGCACACCAAAAAACCGCCACGCTTACTGA